A single Entelurus aequoreus isolate RoL-2023_Sb linkage group LG11, RoL_Eaeq_v1.1, whole genome shotgun sequence DNA region contains:
- the mrps15 gene encoding LOW QUALITY PROTEIN: small ribosomal subunit protein uS15m (The sequence of the model RefSeq protein was modified relative to this genomic sequence to represent the inferred CDS: inserted 1 base in 1 codon) — protein MFTNITLRTILKSSSAILRESCGPVSPHRDTXCSALLSGPKVSRVSGSFASPPLVRQYARTSKKKDPGPQSQLSDLPPTMLKKDYAAVPLAQTTDGIVKRLLSLELANHSEKLRLKTEQLISKVQRDENDRTSVEVRVAILTARIRNLQEHMLKHHKDKANKRRMLMAIDRRKKLLKNLRLVRYDTFEKVCEQLGITYTFPPEYYRRATRRWVAKKAFCIKVFQEVQKKKKAAAAAAAAAAAAAAQTEAKSQ, from the exons ATGTTTACAAACATAACCCTGCGGACTATTTTGAAGTCCTCGTCGGCCATTCTGCGAGAGAGTTGCGGCCCTGTGTCGCCTCACCGCGACA GCTGCTCGGCGCTGCTGTCGGGACCCAAAGTCAGCCGTG TGTCAGGAAGCTTTGCCTCTCCACCATTAGTACGGCAATATGCTCGCACATCCAAGAAAAAAGACCCAG GCCCCCAGAGTCAACTCAGCGACCTTCCTCCAACCATGTTGAAGAAGGATTATGCGGCTGTACCCCTCGCTCAAAC GACGGACGGTATTGTCAAAAGACTTCTTTCATTGGAGCTGGCCAATCAT AGTGAAAAACTCCGGCTGAAAACGGAACAGCTGATCAGCAAAGTGCAGCGCGATGAAAACGACCGCACCTCGGTGGAAGTGCGGG TGGCCATTCTCACGGCAAGAATCCGGAACCTACAGGAGCATATGCTCAAACATCACAAG GACAAAGCCAATAAGAGACGCATGCTCATGGCCATCGACAGGAGGAAAAAGTTGTTGAAGAACCTGAGGCTTGTCCGCTATGACACCTTCGAGAAGGTGTGCGAGCAGCTGGGCATCACCTACACCTTCCCCCCAGAGTACTACAGGAGAGCCACTCGCCGCTGGGTGGCCAAGAAGGCCTTTTGTATAAAG GTCTTCCAGGAagtgcagaagaagaagaaagctgccgctgctgctgctgctgctgctgctgctgctgctgctcaaaCAGAAGCTAAGAGCCAGTAG
- the LOC133659729 gene encoding cornifelin homolog isoform X1 — translation MWQDSDSEPVGHMSNPAVTHQPGAGGYGTNMQTGEWSSGLCDCCSDLFICAFGCICPNVMACYTAHKYGENCCLGCLPGGITAMRTHMRLTYGIQGTICNDALMSCFCGMLEVCRMAREIRIRNGEV, via the exons ATGTGGCAAGATTCAGATTCAG AACCAGTGGGCCACATGTCAAACCCAGCAGTGACCCATCAACCAGGCGCCGGCGGCTATGGGACCAACATGCAAACGGGAGAGTGGAGCTCGGGCCTCTGCGACTGctgcagtgatttgtttattt GTGCTTTTGGATGCATCTGTCCCAACGTGATGGCCTGCTACACGGCACACAAGTACGGAGAGAACTGCTGCTTGGGCTGTCTCCCCGGCGGCATAACGGCCATGAGGACTCACATGAGGCTCACTTACGGCATCCAG GGGACCATTTGCAACGACGCCCTCATGTCCTGCTTCTGCGGGATGTTAGAGGTGTGCAGGATGGCCAGAGAAATACGCATCCGAAATGGAGAGGTTTAA
- the LOC133659729 gene encoding cornifelin homolog isoform X2: MSNPAVTHQPGAGGYGTNMQTGEWSSGLCDCCSDLFICAFGCICPNVMACYTAHKYGENCCLGCLPGGITAMRTHMRLTYGIQGTICNDALMSCFCGMLEVCRMAREIRIRNGEV, encoded by the exons ATGTCAAACCCAGCAGTGACCCATCAACCAGGCGCCGGCGGCTATGGGACCAACATGCAAACGGGAGAGTGGAGCTCGGGCCTCTGCGACTGctgcagtgatttgtttattt GTGCTTTTGGATGCATCTGTCCCAACGTGATGGCCTGCTACACGGCACACAAGTACGGAGAGAACTGCTGCTTGGGCTGTCTCCCCGGCGGCATAACGGCCATGAGGACTCACATGAGGCTCACTTACGGCATCCAG GGGACCATTTGCAACGACGCCCTCATGTCCTGCTTCTGCGGGATGTTAGAGGTGTGCAGGATGGCCAGAGAAATACGCATCCGAAATGGAGAGGTTTAA